One Cucurbita pepo subsp. pepo cultivar mu-cu-16 chromosome LG11, ASM280686v2, whole genome shotgun sequence DNA window includes the following coding sequences:
- the LOC111804710 gene encoding linoleate 9S-lipoxygenase 6-like: MFGIGKNLIGDALKTTGDVLRTTGDIAGSVVNAGGNIVDRATDIGRIGKKKIKGKVILMRSNVLDFTELHSTVIDGVTELLGSGIVLELVSATHVDRHSNDPRGKVGRRAYLERWLTSLPPLFAGESVFQINFEWDEEFGYPGAFYIRNGHTSEFFLKSLTLEDVPGYGKVHFDCNSWVYPQRRYNKDRIFFANKTYLPSETPAPLRKYREEELINLRGDGRGERKEWDRIYDYDVYNDIADPDGGNSLVRPIMGGNKYPYPRRGRTGRPLCRRDPSYESRLQSVVGLNIYVPRDENFGHLKMADFLGYALKALTKNIKPGLEGIVNRTPGEFDSFKELHNLYEGGFPIPFNAFRDLTNGLTPPMFKELLRTDGERFLKFSVPRVVKDDKSAWRTDQEFAREMLAGVNPIIISRLQQFPPLSKLDPSVYGNQDSTISEEHIKYGLNGLSANEAIEQNKLYILDHHDALMPYLRKINSTSTKTYATRTLLLLQDDGTLKPLVIELSLPHPQGDRHGAISKLYFPAEEGVESSIWQLAKAYVAVNDVGYHQINSHWLFTHAVVEPFVIATHRHLSVLHPIHKLLIPHFKDTMFINALARQVLVNAGGIIEDTHFQSKYAMELSSYIYKDWNFVEQALPMDLTKRGLAIPDSNSPHGLKLLIEDYPFAVDGLEIWSAIKNWVANYCSLYYKDDEAIQNDVELQSWWKEVREKGHADKKDEPWWPKMHTIAELVESCTIIIWIASALHAAVNFGQYPYGGFVPNRPTISRRLMPEVGSSEYKELEANPEKAYLRTINSQIQCLLGMSAIEILSRHASDEVYLGQRASIEWTSDKHALEAFEKFGKEVYQVEERIMERNRDINLKNRSGPANFPYTLLIPSSSEGLTARGIPNSISI; encoded by the exons atgtTTGGGATTGGGAAAAACCTTATAGGGGATGCCCTTAAAACCACCGGCGACGTTCTTAGAACTACCGGTGACATTGCTGGGTCGGTCGTAAATGCTGGAGGGAACATCGTCGACCGTGCCACCGACATCGGTCGGAtcgggaagaagaagattaaagGGAAGGTGATTTTGATGAGAAGCAATGTTTTGGACTTCACTGAGCTTCACTCCACTGTTATTGATGGTGTCACTGAGCTGTTGGGCAGTGGAATTGTGCTGGAACTCGTGAGTGCAACTCATGTTGATCGCCATT CTAACGATCCACGAGGGAAAGTTGGGCGGCGTGCTTATTTGGAGAGGTGGCTAACCTCACTGCCACCATTATTTGCTGGCGAGTCAGTGTTCCAAATCAACTTTGAATGGGATGAAGAGTTTGGGTATCCAGGAGCTTTCTATATAAGAAATGGACATACAAGTGAGTTCTTTCTTAAGTCGCTCACTCTCGAGGATGTTCCCGGCTATGGAAAAGTCCATTTCGATTGCAACTCATGGGTTTACCCTCAACGACGATACAACAAAGATCGTATTTTCTTTGCTAATaag ACATATCTTCCGAGTGAGACACCAGCCCCACTTCGCAAGTATCGAGAGGAAGAATTGATCAATCTTAGAGGAGATGGAAGGGGAGAGCGAAAAGAATGGGATAGAATTTATGACTACGATGTCTACAATGACATAGCTGATCCTGATGGTGGTAATAGTCTTGTTCGTCCTATTATGGGAGGGAACAAATATCCTTATCCTCGTAGAGGAAGAACGGGAAGGCCACTTTGTAGAAGAG ATCCTAGCTATGAGAGCCGATTGCAATCAGTGGTAGGGTTAAACATTTATGTGCCAAGAGATGAAAACTTTGGACACTTAAAGATGGCAGATTTTCTTGGGTATGCATTGAAGGCACTTACTAAAAACATCAAACCAGGCCTTGAAGGTATAGTTAATCGAACTCCAGGAGAATTTGACAGCTTCAAAGAACTACATAATCTCTATGAGGGAGGATTTCCCATTCCATTTAATGCCTTTAGAGACCTCACTAATGGCCTCACACCGCCCATGTTCAAAGAACTTTTAAGGACCGATGGTGAAagatttcttaaattttcggTTCCTCGTGTTGTCAAAG ATGATAAGTCTGCGTGGAGAACTGATCAAGAATTTGCAAGAGAAATGTTAGCGGGAGTCAACCCTATAATCATTAGTCGTCTTCAA CAATTTCCGCCCTTAAGCAAGCTTGACCCTTCCGTTTACGGAAATCAAGATAGCACTATCTCGGAAGAACACATAAAGTACGGTCTGAATGGACTCAGCGCCAATGAG GCAATCGAGCAAAACAAGCTTTACATATTGGATCATCACGATGCATTGATGCCATATCTTAGAAAGATAAATTCAACATCTACAAAGACTTATGCCACAAGGACACTCTTGTTGTTACAAGATGATGGGACTTTGAAGCCATTGGTTATTGAGCTGAGCTTGCCACACCCTCAAGGAGATAGACATGGTGCCATTAGTAAACTATACTTTCCAGCTGAAGAAGGAGTGGAAAGCTCGATTTGGCAATTGGCCAAAGCTTATGTAGCTGTGAACGACGTTGGGTACCATCAAATTAATTCTCATTG GTTGTTCACACATGCAGTAGTCGAGCCATTTGTGATCGCAACACACCGACACTTAAGTGTGCTTCATCCAATTCATAAGTTACTAATTCCTCATTTCAAAGACACCATGTTTATAAATGCACTTGCAAGGCAAGTTCTTGTTAACGCCGGTGGGATAATTGAAGACACCCATTTCCAATCAAAATACGCCATGGAGCTAtcttcttatatatataaggaTTGGAATTTCGTTGAACAAGCATTGCCAATGGATCTTACCAAGAG AGGATTGGCCATACCGGACTCAAATTCTCCACATGGACTTAAGTTGTTGATAGAAGATTATCCATTTGCTGTTGATGGGCTTGAGATTTGGTCAGCAATCAAGAATTGGGTCGCAAACTATTGCTCTCTATACTACAAAGACGATGAGGCAATTCAAAACGATGTTGAACTCCAATCATGGTGGAAGGAAGTAAGAGAAAAAGGTCACGCAGACAAGAAAGATGAGCCCTGGTGGCCAAAAATGCACACAATAGCCGAGCTAGTTGAATCATGCACCATAATCATATGGATTGCTTCAGCACTTCATGCAGCCGTCAACTTTGGACAATATCCATATGGAGGGTTTGTTCCCAATAGGCCAACCATAAGTCGTAGATTGATGCCTGAGGTAGGCAGCTCTGAGTACAAAGAACTTGAGGCAAACCCTGAGAAGGCATACTTGAGGACAATCAACTCTCAAATACAATGTCTTCTTGGGATGTCGGCTATTGAGATTTTATCAAGGCATGCTTCGGACGAGGTGTATCTTGGACAACGAGCTAGCATTGAGTGGACATCGGATAAACATGCATTGGAAGCTTTTGAGAAGTTTGGAAAAGAGGTATATCAAGTTGAAGAAAGGATTATGGAGAGGAATCGTGATATCAACTTGAAGAATCGAAGTGGGCCAGCTAATTTTCCTTATACCTTGCTCATTCCATCGAGTAGTGAAGGACTCACTGCAAGGGGGATTCCCAATAGCATCTCCATTTGA
- the LOC111804709 gene encoding linoleate 9S-lipoxygenase 6-like — MFGIGKNLIGDALKTTGDVLRTTGDVAGSVVNAGGNIVDRATDIGRIGKKKIKGKVILMRSNVLDFTELHSTVIDGVTELLGSGIVLELVSATHVDRHSNDPRGKVGRRAYLERWLTSLPPLFAGESVFQINFEWDEEFGYPGAFYIRNGHTSEFFLKSLTLEDVPGYGKVHFDCNSWVYPQRRYNKDRIFFANKTYLPSETPAPLRKYREEELINLRGDGKGERKEWDRIYDYDVYNDIADSDGGNSLVRPILGGDKYPYPRRGRTGRPRTRRDPSYESRLQSVVGLNIYVPRDENFGHLKMADFLAYSLKSLSSNIKPGLETIVDRTPGEIDNFKQVHDLYDGGFPIPFNVFRDLTNGLTPPMFKELLRTDGERFLRYPVPHIIKDDKSAWRTDEEFAREMLAGVNPICISRLQQFPPVSKLDPSVYGNQNSTISEENIKYGLNGLSVNEAIEQNKLYILDHHDALMPYLRKINSTSTKTYATRTLLLLQDDGTLKPLVIELSLPHPQGDRHGAISKLYYPAEGGVESSIWQLAKAYVAVNDVGYHQLISHWLHTHAVVEPFVIATHRQLSVLHPIHKLLIPHYKDTMFINAFARQILVNAGGLLEETHFQSKYAMELSSYIYKDWNFLEQALPVNLIKRGVAVEDASSPHGLRLLIGDYPFANDGLEIWSTIQKWVTNYCSLYYKDDEAIQNDVELQSWWKEVREKGHADKKNEPWWPKMNTIAELVESCTIIIWIASALHAAVNFGQYPYGGFVPNRPTISRRLMPEVGSSEYKELEANPEKAYLRTINSQIQFLLGMSLIEILSRHASDEVYLGQRASIEWTSDKHALEAFEKFGKEVYQVEERIMERNRDINLKNRSGPANFPYTLLVPSSSEGLTARGIPNSISI, encoded by the exons atgtTTGGGATTGGGAAAAACCTTATAGGGGATGCCCTTAAAACCACCGGCGACGTTCTTAGAACTACCGGTGACGTTGCTGGGTCGGTTGTAAATGCTGGAGGGAACATCGTCGACCGTGCCACCGACATCGGTCGGAtcgggaagaagaagattaaagGGAAGGTGATTTTGATGAGAAGCAATGTTTTGGACTTCACTGAGCTTCACTCCACTGTTATTGATGGTGTCACTGAGCTGTTGGGCAGTGGAATTGTGCTGGAACTCGTGAGTGCAACTCATGTTGATCGCCATT CTAACGATCCACGAGGGAAAGTTGGGCGGCGTGCTTATTTGGAGAGGTGGCTGACCTCACTGCCGCCGTTGTTTGCCGGAGAGTCGGTGTTCCAAATCAACTTTGAATGGGATGAAGAGTTTGGATATCCAGGAGCTTTCTATATAAGAAATGGACATACAAGTGAGTTCTTTCTCAAGTCTCTCACTCTTGAGGATGTTCCTGGCTATGGAAAAGTCCATTTCGATTGCAACTCATGGGTTTACCCTCAACGGCGATACAACAAAGATCGTATTTTCTTTGCTAATaag ACATATCTTCCGAGCGAGACACCAGCCCCACTTCGCAAGTATCGAGAGGAAGAATTGATCAATCTTAGAGGAGATGGAAAGGGAGAGCGAAAAGAATGGGATAGAATTTATGACTACGATGTCTACAATGACATAGCTGATTCTGATGGTGGTAACAGTCTTGTTCGTCCTATTCTTGGAGGGGACAAATATCCTTATCCTCGTAGAGGAAGAACAGGAAGACCACGTACTAGAAGAG ATCCTAGCTATGAGAGCCGATTGCAATCAGTGGTAGGGTTAAACATTTATGTGCCAAGAGATGAAAACTTTGGACACTTAAAGATGGCAGATTTTCTTGCTTATTCATTGAAGTCCCTTTCTTCAAACATCAAACCAGGGCTTGAAACTATAGTTGATCGAACTCCGGGAGAAATTGACAACTTCAAACAAGTACATGATCTCTATGATGGAGGATTTCCCATTCCATTTAATGTCTTTAGAGATCTCACTAATGGACTCACACCGCCCATGTTTAAAGAACTTTTAAGGACGGATGGTGAAAGATTTCTTAGATATCCAGTTCCTCATATTATCAAAG ATGATAAATCTGCGTGGAGAACTGATGAAGAATTTGCAAGAGAAATGTTAGCAGGAGTCAACCCTATATGCATTAGTCGTCTTCAA CAATTTCCACCCGTGAGCAAGCTTGACCCTTCTGTTTATGGAAATCAAAATAGCACCATTTCTGAAGAAAACATAAAGTATGGTCTGAATGGACTGAGCGTCAATGAG GCAATCGAGCAAAATAAGCTTTACATATTGGATCACCACGATGCGTTGATGCCATATCTAAGAAAGATAAATTCAACATCTACAAAGACTTATGCCACGAGAACACTCTTGTTGTTACAAGATGACGGGACTTTGAAGCCATTGGTTATTGAGCTGAGCTTGCCACACCCTCAAGGAGATAGACATGGTGCCATTAGCAAGCTGTACTATCCAGCTGAAGGAGGAGTCGAAAGCTCAATTTGGCAATTGGCCAAAGCTTATGTAGCGGTAAACGACGTTGGGTACCATCAGCTTATTTCTCATTG gTTGCACACGCATGCAGTAGTCGAGCCATTTGTGATCGCAACACACCGACAACTAAGTGTGCTTCATCCAATTCATAAGTTACTAATTCCACATTATAAAGACACCATGTTTATAAATGCATTTGCAAGGCAAATTCTTGTGAATGCTGGTGGGCTTCTTGAAGAGACCCATTTCCAATCAAAATATGCCATGGAGCTATCTTCTTACATATATAAAGATTGGAATTTCCTTGAACAAGCATTGCCGGTGAATCTTATCAAGAG AGGTGTAGCGGTTGAGGATGCAAGTTCCCCACATGGACTTCGGTTATTAATAGGGGACTATCCATTTGCTAACGATGGGCTTGAGATTTGGTCGACAATCCAAAAATGGGTCACAAACTATTGCTCTCTATACTACAAAGACGATGAGGCAATTCAAAACGATGTTGAACTCCAATCATGGTGGAAGGAAGTAAGAGAAAAAGGTCACGCAGACAAGAAAAATGAGCCCTGGTGGCCAAAAATGAATACCATAGCCGAGCTAGTTGAATCATGCACCATCATCATATGGATTGCTTCGGCGCTTCATGCAGCCGTCAACTTTGGACAATATCCATATGGAGGGTTTGTTCCCAATAGACCAACTATAAGTCGTAGATTGATGCCTGAAGTAGGCAGCTCTGAGTATAAAGAACTTGAGGCAAACCCTGAAAAGGCATACTTGAGGACAATCAATTCTCAAATACAATTTCTTCTTGGGATGTCactaattgaaattttatcaaGGCATGCTTCGGACGAGGTGTATCTTGGACAACGAGCTAGCATTGAGTGGACATCGGATAAACATGCATTGGAAGCTTTTGAGAAGTTTGGAAAAGAGGTATATCAAGTTGAAGAACGAATTATGGAAAGGAATCGTGATATCAACTTGAAGAATCGAAGTGGGCCAGCTAATTTTCCCTATACCTTACTCGTTCCATCGAGTAGTGAAGGACTCACTGCAAGGGGAATTCCCAATAGCATATCCATTTGA